In Arthrobacter sp. MN05-02, the genomic stretch TCGCCGGCGGCTACGTGGCCGGGCGCATGGCCCGGTTCAGCGGCGTCAAGCAGGGGGTCGCGGTCTGGCTGTGGGCGATCATCGTCGCGGTCGTACTCGCGGTCATCGGGTTCATCATCGGCAACCAGGCCAACGTCACGGACCGGTTCCAGGGCCTGGGCGTCCCGTCCGCGGCCGACCTCACCGGCCCCGGACTCATCGGCCTGCTCGTGGTGGCCGCCGTCGCGCTCGTCGGGGCGATCCTGGGCGGCCTCGCCGGCATGCGGTACCACCGGAAGATCGACCGCGCGGACTTCGACGCCCTGGAGACCACGGAATAGACGCCGGATAGGCACCGGAGAGGTGCCGCGCGACCGGATTCTCCGCAGGCAGGACGAGGACAGCCCCGGACTCGAAGGAGTCCGGGGCTGTCGGCGTCCTGCGGGAAGCCTCAGGGCGAGGGCATCCCGCCGTTGACGTTGAGGGTCTCACCGAGCACGTAGCTCGCCTCGGACGAGGCCAGGAAGACGTAGGCGGGGGCGAGTTCGGTCGGCTGGCCCGCGCGGCCCAGCGGGGTGTCCTTCCCGAACTCGGGCAACGCCTCCACGGGCTGGCCGCCCGAAGGCTGTAGCGGCGTCCAGATGGGCCCAGGCGCCACGGCGTTGACGCGGATGCCCTTGGGCGCGAGCTGCTGCGCGAGCCCCTTGGTGAAGTTGTTGATCGCGGCCTTGGTGCTCGCGTAGTCGACGAGTGTCGGTGACGGCTCGTAGGCCTGGATGGACGTGCTGTTGATGATCGCCGATCCGGGCTGGAGGTGCTTGAGCGCCTCCCTGGTCACGCGGAAGAACGAGTAGATATTCGTCTTGTACGTGTGGTCCAGCTGCTCGTCGCTCAGCTCCTCGAGCGAGTCGATCGCCACCTGCTTGCCGGCATTGTTGACGAGGATGTCCAGTCCGCCGAGCCCGTCCACCGCCTGCTGTACCAGGGCGGTGCAGTACTCGGGGTCCTTCAGGTCACCCGGGATGCAGACGGCCGTGCGGCCCTCCGCCTCGATGATGCCCTTGACGACCTGCGCGTCCTCTTCCTCCTCGGGGAGGTAGGACAGGGCGACGTCGGCGCCCTCACGCGCGTACGCGATGGCGACCGCCGCGCCGATCCCGGAGTCGGACCCGGTGATGAGGGCCTTCCGGCCCTGCAGCCGACCCGTCCCGCGGTAGGAGGTCTCCCCCCGGTCCGCCTTGATCTCCAGGTCGGATTCGAGCCCCGGCTCGGCCGTCTGCTTGGCCTGCGGGGTGATGCTCTCGAAACGGGTGACGGGGTTCTGGAAGGTGTACTGGTCGGTCGATCCTGTGGTGCTCTCGGAGGTCATAGGTGTTCTCCCTGTACAGAATGCGTGTGCCGCGTCGTGTCGACGCCTGGCTGGGTCGAGGGCTCGGCCCTGAAGCTAAGCCTACTTATCACCCTAGGCGCGGAGGAATGCCCGGACAAGTCCGCCGGATGCTCTGCGGACCGCTGGCACGACGGACCGTCGGCAGCTAGGCAGCGCGCTGTGCCGTCGCACGGGAGAGAATGGTCAGAAGACGACCGAGAAGAAG encodes the following:
- a CDS encoding dehydrogenase — encoded protein: MTSESTTGSTDQYTFQNPVTRFESITPQAKQTAEPGLESDLEIKADRGETSYRGTGRLQGRKALITGSDSGIGAAVAIAYAREGADVALSYLPEEEEDAQVVKGIIEAEGRTAVCIPGDLKDPEYCTALVQQAVDGLGGLDILVNNAGKQVAIDSLEELSDEQLDHTYKTNIYSFFRVTREALKHLQPGSAIINSTSIQAYEPSPTLVDYASTKAAINNFTKGLAQQLAPKGIRVNAVAPGPIWTPLQPSGGQPVEALPEFGKDTPLGRAGQPTELAPAYVFLASSEASYVLGETLNVNGGMPSP